The following are encoded together in the Kribbella sp. CA-293567 genome:
- a CDS encoding serine hydrolase domain-containing protein: MSKTLSRATETRSGPARRRRRSVVAAAMALVGVAGFAVTNAASAGAMDGRSRPVHDKALQADLEALVKDGTLPGALMSVRNRDGRVTNYTAGVGDLRTGSKVPSDGYVRIASITKTFTAVAILQLVGEGKLALDDTVEKFLPGVVRGSGEGAAIDGRKITIRQLLNHTSGMPTGISAMDKGILPIKDRYFETRELLDAALTEPPTFAPGQDRVWAYSNSGYLLLGLVAQKVAGRPFAEVVTNKIVNRIGLKETYYPGPGDRELRAPHPQGYLPAKDAAGDPIPGQMIDITRFDPSIAGAAGQMIATPSDVNKFLLALQNGRLLKPSLLAEMRQSVQTSNWPAGWRYGLGVIEMKLTCGITAYGHGGDADGFQTRAAVTPDGRAVTVAFTNDEAHQYKILDFFDKALCAKK, from the coding sequence ATGTCGAAAACTCTGAGTCGTGCGACCGAAACCCGCTCGGGTCCCGCGCGCCGCCGGCGTCGCAGTGTGGTCGCCGCCGCGATGGCGTTGGTGGGAGTCGCCGGATTCGCGGTGACCAACGCGGCGTCGGCGGGTGCGATGGATGGCAGGTCGAGACCGGTTCACGACAAGGCGCTGCAGGCGGACCTGGAGGCGCTGGTCAAGGACGGAACGTTGCCCGGGGCACTGATGTCGGTACGGAACCGGGACGGGCGGGTGACGAACTACACCGCTGGGGTGGGTGATCTCCGGACGGGGTCGAAGGTGCCTTCGGACGGTTACGTGCGGATCGCCAGCATCACCAAGACGTTCACCGCGGTGGCGATCCTGCAGCTGGTCGGCGAGGGCAAGCTCGCGCTGGACGACACGGTGGAGAAGTTCCTGCCGGGCGTAGTGCGGGGGAGCGGTGAGGGTGCGGCGATCGATGGCCGGAAGATCACTATCAGGCAACTGCTGAACCACACCAGCGGGATGCCTACCGGAATTTCCGCGATGGACAAGGGAATCCTGCCGATCAAGGACCGGTACTTCGAGACCCGGGAGTTGCTGGACGCGGCGCTGACGGAGCCACCGACGTTCGCTCCGGGACAGGACAGGGTGTGGGCGTACAGCAACAGCGGATACCTACTGCTGGGTCTGGTGGCGCAGAAGGTGGCGGGACGACCCTTCGCCGAGGTGGTCACGAACAAGATCGTCAACCGGATCGGGCTGAAGGAGACGTACTACCCGGGGCCGGGCGACCGCGAGCTCCGGGCGCCGCATCCGCAGGGTTACCTGCCGGCCAAGGACGCAGCGGGCGACCCGATTCCCGGTCAGATGATCGACATCACCCGGTTCGACCCGTCGATCGCCGGCGCCGCGGGCCAGATGATCGCCACCCCGAGTGACGTGAACAAGTTCCTGCTCGCTCTGCAGAACGGCCGCCTGCTCAAGCCCAGCCTGCTGGCGGAGATGCGCCAGTCGGTCCAGACCTCCAACTGGCCCGCCGGGTGGCGCTACGGCCTGGGAGTCATCGAGATGAAGCTCACCTGCGGAATCACCGCCTACGGTCACGGCGGCGACGCCGACGGTTTCCAGACCCGCGCCGCGGTCACCCCCGACGGCCGTGCCGTCACCGTCGCCTTCACCAACGACGAAGCCCACCAGTACAAGATCCTCGACTTCTTCGACAAGGCCCTGTGCGCCAAGAAGTAG
- a CDS encoding helix-turn-helix transcriptional regulator, with protein sequence MIPPEPPTTAAEGTPETGILEPAEIASAGTGGRALEQASRRMGKSLLFDASCWFGTDPATIMPTTPVHIENVPPGACETYWETEFSTEDVLMFRDLARSPTGGGSLITTTDGMPTRSRRFRELFAPRGYGDHLRAVLRVGDNTWGVVDLFRNAGREPFSERDVELVAAQGIELASSLAELATHPDRSLVPGTPDGPGNVIYDETGTLIALDDQAERWLDELTSAPWHQPVGPHPLMAPIWALLSRARTIKAGHDHGPASVRLRTSYGRWLILEASSLRAMSGRPGLISVTISPANSSQIAPITVEAYGLTLREKHVTNAVARGLANADIAAELHISVHTVRDHLKAVFAKLDVTTRGELVAKLFAVHYAPGLHGKDVKHVVNKAT encoded by the coding sequence GTGATCCCTCCCGAACCTCCGACCACCGCCGCCGAGGGCACGCCGGAGACAGGGATCCTGGAACCTGCCGAGATCGCCAGCGCGGGCACCGGCGGGCGCGCTCTCGAGCAGGCCTCGCGCCGGATGGGAAAGTCACTGCTCTTCGACGCGTCCTGCTGGTTCGGCACCGATCCCGCAACGATCATGCCGACCACCCCGGTCCACATCGAGAACGTTCCACCCGGCGCCTGCGAGACCTACTGGGAGACCGAGTTCTCCACCGAGGACGTCCTGATGTTCCGCGACCTCGCCCGGTCGCCCACAGGCGGTGGCAGCCTGATCACCACCACGGACGGGATGCCGACCCGCAGCCGCCGGTTCCGCGAACTGTTCGCCCCGCGCGGGTACGGCGACCACCTGCGCGCCGTCCTCCGGGTCGGCGACAACACCTGGGGAGTCGTCGACCTCTTCCGCAACGCCGGTCGCGAACCCTTCTCCGAACGCGACGTCGAACTGGTCGCGGCCCAAGGGATCGAGCTAGCTTCATCGCTGGCCGAACTCGCCACTCACCCCGACCGCAGCCTGGTCCCCGGTACTCCGGACGGCCCCGGCAACGTCATCTACGACGAAACCGGCACCCTGATCGCGCTCGACGACCAAGCCGAACGCTGGCTGGACGAACTCACCAGCGCACCGTGGCACCAACCGGTCGGCCCGCACCCGTTGATGGCCCCCATCTGGGCGTTGCTCAGCCGCGCCCGAACCATCAAGGCCGGCCACGACCATGGCCCGGCCAGCGTCCGGCTACGGACGTCGTACGGTCGCTGGCTCATCCTCGAAGCCTCTTCCCTGCGGGCGATGAGCGGCCGGCCGGGACTGATCTCCGTCACCATCTCGCCGGCGAACTCGTCCCAGATCGCCCCCATCACCGTCGAGGCCTACGGACTGACGCTGCGCGAGAAGCACGTCACCAACGCGGTCGCGCGCGGCCTGGCCAACGCCGACATCGCAGCCGAACTGCACATCTCCGTCCACACCGTGCGCGACCACCTGAAAGCCGTCTTCGCCAAACTGGACGTCACCACCAGAGGCGAACTCGTCGCCAAACTTTTCGCCGTCCACTACGCCCCTGGACTCCACGGCAAAGACGTCAAACACGTTGTCAACAAGGCAACTTGA